A genomic segment from Parolsenella catena encodes:
- a CDS encoding YoaK family protein, with the protein MERAKQISESIELGVLLALAGGFMDAYSYIARDGVFANAQTGNILLVGINLSEGDLMRAGRYFFPVLAFALGIMLADLIHERFSSLFHWRQLTVFLEAAILLGVSFIPGTANLVANCLTSFACGMQVESFRKIHGHGIATTMCIGNLRSALQSVDDYIITHKKGFLENGLLYFGVILTFVCGAVLGNLCIGWIGLHAIAVASALLAVCFLIMFIDREGKVKGVRRLG; encoded by the coding sequence TTGGAAAGAGCCAAGCAGATATCGGAGTCCATCGAGTTGGGCGTGCTGCTCGCATTGGCCGGCGGCTTCATGGACGCCTACTCCTACATCGCCCGAGACGGCGTGTTCGCCAACGCCCAGACGGGCAACATCCTGCTCGTGGGCATCAACCTCTCCGAGGGCGACCTCATGCGTGCGGGCCGCTACTTCTTCCCGGTGCTCGCGTTTGCGCTGGGCATCATGCTCGCCGACCTCATCCACGAGCGCTTCTCGAGCCTGTTCCACTGGCGTCAGCTCACGGTGTTCCTCGAGGCCGCGATCCTTTTGGGCGTGAGCTTCATTCCCGGGACCGCCAACCTTGTGGCGAACTGCCTGACGTCGTTTGCGTGCGGCATGCAGGTGGAGAGCTTCCGCAAGATTCATGGCCACGGCATAGCCACGACCATGTGCATCGGAAACCTGCGCAGCGCGCTCCAGAGCGTGGACGACTACATCATCACCCACAAGAAGGGCTTCCTCGAGAACGGCCTGCTCTACTTTGGCGTCATCCTCACGTTCGTGTGCGGCGCCGTCCTCGGCAACCTCTGCATCGGCTGGATTGGCCTTCATGCGATCGCGGTGGCGTCGGCGTTGCTCGCCGTGTGCTTCCTCATCATGTTCATCGACCGCGAGGGCAAGGTCAAGGGCGTGCGGCGCCTGGGCTAG
- a CDS encoding Sapep family Mn(2+)-dependent dipeptidase — translation MTENNARLKAEIDEFVERVWPEVLDDIEALVSHRSVEDLSAAEENAPWGPGPREALDEALCIANVCGLEAHDCDGYLGYADLPGASDKQIATIAHVDVVPEGPGWHTDPYEMVRRDGWLLGRGVIDDKGPAVLSLYAGRFFAERVEVTGERLPYTLRVILGANEETNMGDVEHYLAHYPEPDFLFTPDAEFPVCCGEKGLYGATFVSAPVSGSVPGSVIASIEGGSATNAIPSLASAVVRADAAALEPADGIEVEAAGEGLARVTAHGVGGHASLPAGTRNAIGMLCGYLLDHDLCSDGERRFLELERTIHASTDGSSLGIDATDDVFEPLTCIGGTVALREDGRIAQTVDARYPKSTTAEAITARLAEVAADHGCSLEAGRAVVPFYVSPDSPQIQTLVRCYNEYTGKDTKPFTIGGGTYARHFRNAASFGPEEPAMACPEWVGSMHGPDEGASEAQLREALKIYIYAINELMKLEF, via the coding sequence ATGACCGAGAACAACGCCCGGCTCAAGGCAGAGATCGACGAGTTCGTCGAGCGCGTGTGGCCCGAGGTGCTCGATGACATCGAGGCCCTCGTGAGCCACAGGAGCGTCGAGGACCTCAGTGCCGCCGAGGAGAACGCCCCCTGGGGCCCGGGCCCGCGCGAGGCGCTCGACGAGGCCCTGTGCATCGCCAACGTCTGTGGCCTGGAGGCCCACGACTGCGACGGCTACCTCGGCTATGCGGACCTTCCCGGTGCCTCTGACAAGCAGATTGCCACGATCGCCCACGTGGACGTGGTGCCCGAGGGGCCGGGCTGGCACACGGACCCCTACGAGATGGTCCGCCGCGACGGCTGGCTGCTCGGCCGCGGCGTCATCGACGACAAGGGCCCGGCCGTGCTGTCGCTGTACGCGGGCCGCTTCTTTGCCGAGCGCGTCGAGGTCACGGGCGAGCGCCTGCCCTACACCCTGCGTGTGATCCTCGGAGCCAACGAGGAGACGAACATGGGAGACGTCGAGCACTACCTCGCCCACTATCCCGAGCCCGACTTCCTCTTCACGCCAGACGCCGAGTTCCCGGTCTGCTGCGGCGAGAAGGGCCTGTACGGCGCCACGTTCGTCTCCGCGCCCGTCTCCGGCAGCGTGCCCGGCTCCGTCATCGCCTCCATCGAGGGCGGCAGCGCCACGAACGCCATCCCGAGCCTTGCCTCGGCCGTCGTGCGCGCTGACGCCGCAGCTCTCGAGCCCGCGGACGGCATCGAGGTGGAGGCAGCGGGCGAGGGCCTCGCGCGCGTCACGGCGCACGGCGTCGGCGGTCACGCGTCGCTTCCCGCCGGCACGAGAAACGCCATCGGCATGCTGTGCGGCTACCTGCTCGACCATGACCTGTGCTCGGATGGGGAGCGACGCTTCCTCGAGCTCGAGCGCACCATCCATGCCTCCACGGATGGCAGCTCGCTGGGCATCGACGCCACGGATGACGTCTTCGAGCCGCTTACGTGCATCGGCGGCACCGTGGCGCTTCGCGAGGACGGTCGCATCGCCCAGACCGTTGACGCGCGCTACCCCAAGTCCACGACGGCGGAGGCCATCACGGCGCGCCTGGCCGAGGTGGCCGCGGACCACGGCTGCTCGCTCGAGGCGGGCCGTGCCGTCGTGCCGTTCTACGTGAGCCCCGACTCGCCTCAGATCCAGACGCTCGTGCGCTGCTACAACGAGTACACGGGCAAGGACACGAAGCCCTTCACCATCGGCGGCGGCACCTACGCCCGCCACTTCAGGAACGCCGCGAGCTTTGGCCCCGAGGAGCCTGCGATGGCGTGCCCCGAGTGGGTGGGCTCCATGCACGGCCCGGACGAGGGCGCGAGCGAGGCCCAGCTGCGCGAGGCGCTCAAGATCTACATCTACGCCATCAACGAGCTCATGAAGCTCGAGTTCTAG
- a CDS encoding cation:proton antiporter, with product MAEQLTILAAMLAVVVCSSFAASLIPGRPIPEVVFFVVAGAVMGPHCLGVIHETAGLALLSRLGMGILFLIAGYELDLRELTGRAGRHGAVCWAVCMALACAATLALGLGLSTAGTAAFAIALTTTAYGTLVPIVRDRQLAGTAVGAVIESYGAMGELLPVVAMSVMLSPRRSMGANIAVLLGFLALCVIVAIQGQRVRDWGGRLARWISNNAETSSQATLRTTLLLLVGLLALAAMLDLDAVLAAFAAGFILRHVLPDESGQRLIGKIEVMGNGLFIPVFFVYSAMGIDFASVGANPALLATFVGLLLLVRALPVGMCLQAFPETRPMPAGEKVAASLYCTMALPLIVALTEAATGAGAMSDAMASVLVTAGALTVLVIPVITNVSRVAIAAHPVEAAREIAERPETARDVIREHHELVREADQLFHDERAQLREQGVRLSAADFLAQAEQIRRDHREDLRRINEHSREELDEIRRRRGRERNARRP from the coding sequence ATGGCAGAACAGCTCACGATACTGGCCGCGATGCTCGCCGTGGTGGTGTGCTCGTCGTTTGCGGCGAGCCTCATCCCGGGCAGGCCCATACCGGAGGTCGTGTTCTTCGTCGTGGCGGGAGCCGTCATGGGACCGCACTGCCTGGGCGTCATCCATGAGACGGCAGGGCTTGCGCTGCTCAGCCGGCTGGGCATGGGCATCCTGTTCCTCATCGCCGGCTACGAGCTCGACCTGCGCGAGCTCACGGGGCGCGCGGGGCGCCACGGGGCCGTCTGCTGGGCCGTCTGCATGGCGCTTGCCTGCGCCGCCACCCTCGCGCTTGGCCTCGGGCTCTCCACCGCCGGCACGGCGGCGTTCGCCATCGCCCTCACGACGACGGCCTACGGCACCCTCGTCCCCATCGTGCGAGACCGCCAGCTCGCGGGCACGGCGGTGGGGGCGGTCATCGAGTCCTATGGCGCCATGGGCGAGCTACTGCCCGTGGTGGCCATGTCCGTCATGCTCTCGCCCCGGCGCTCCATGGGCGCAAACATAGCGGTCCTGCTGGGATTTCTCGCCCTGTGCGTCATCGTGGCCATCCAGGGCCAGCGCGTGAGGGACTGGGGCGGACGGCTCGCGCGCTGGATTTCTAACAACGCAGAGACAAGCTCGCAGGCAACGCTCAGGACCACCCTGCTTCTGCTCGTGGGGCTCCTCGCGCTGGCAGCGATGCTGGACCTCGACGCCGTGCTCGCGGCATTTGCCGCCGGCTTCATCCTGCGCCACGTGCTGCCCGACGAGAGCGGGCAGCGTCTCATCGGCAAGATCGAGGTCATGGGCAACGGCCTGTTTATCCCCGTTTTCTTCGTGTACTCGGCCATGGGAATCGACTTTGCGTCCGTGGGCGCCAACCCGGCGCTGCTCGCCACGTTCGTGGGCCTGCTGCTGCTCGTGCGCGCACTGCCCGTGGGCATGTGCCTGCAGGCGTTTCCCGAGACGAGGCCCATGCCCGCGGGCGAGAAGGTCGCCGCGAGCCTGTACTGCACCATGGCGCTGCCCCTCATCGTGGCGCTCACCGAGGCCGCGACGGGCGCCGGGGCCATGAGCGACGCCATGGCGAGCGTGCTCGTGACGGCAGGGGCGCTCACGGTGCTCGTGATCCCCGTGATCACGAACGTCTCCCGCGTGGCGATCGCGGCGCATCCCGTCGAGGCTGCCCGCGAGATAGCCGAGCGGCCCGAGACGGCCCGCGACGTCATCCGCGAGCACCACGAGCTCGTGCGCGAGGCCGACCAGCTGTTCCATGACGAGCGTGCCCAGCTACGCGAGCAGGGCGTGCGGCTCTCCGCGGCGGACTTTCTCGCCCAAGCCGAGCAGATACGCCGCGACCACCGCGAGGACCTGAGGAGGATAAACGAGCACAGCCGCGAGGAGCTCGACGAGATCCGCAGGCGCCGCGGGCGGGAGCGCAACGCGAGGCGTCCCTAG
- a CDS encoding RrF2 family transcriptional regulator, translated as MLVSTKGRYALRVMIDLAEHEGDGFLPLRDIAARQAISDKYLESILKALVRDHLVSSLRGKNGGYKLARPAGDYTVGEVLRATEGQLAPASGMDEPERFRAEEPRCHEMWERLGGIINDYLDGIRISDLCATSLAGNDYVI; from the coding sequence ATGCTCGTTTCCACGAAGGGCCGCTACGCCCTGCGCGTCATGATCGACCTCGCCGAGCACGAGGGGGACGGATTCCTGCCGCTGAGAGACATCGCGGCACGCCAGGCCATCTCGGACAAGTACCTGGAGAGCATCCTCAAGGCCCTCGTGCGCGACCACCTCGTCTCGAGTCTGCGCGGCAAGAATGGCGGCTACAAGCTCGCGCGACCCGCCGGTGACTACACGGTGGGGGAGGTCCTTAGGGCCACGGAGGGGCAGCTGGCGCCCGCGAGTGGCATGGACGAGCCCGAGCGGTTCCGCGCCGAGGAGCCCCGCTGCCACGAGATGTGGGAGCGCCTGGGCGGAATCATCAACGATTACCTGGACGGCATCCGCATCTCAGACCTGTGCGCGACCTCCCTCGCGGGCAACGACTACGTGATCTAG
- a CDS encoding hydrolase: protein MIPTPQQAYELLEQYNSDPFHLAHGRIVGETLRWFAEDMGHADEADLWQVVGTLHDLDFERWPEEHCVREEALMREAGIDEVIVRACASHGWGLTDTPYEPESDLERALFAVDELTGLIGAAVLMRPSRSVDDLTVKSLKKKFKDKRFAAGCSRDVIEQGAARLGWELPELMEKTILAMRTAPSAPHGPAAEAE, encoded by the coding sequence ATGATCCCCACCCCCCAGCAGGCCTACGAGCTCCTCGAGCAGTACAACTCAGACCCCTTCCACCTCGCCCACGGCCGCATCGTGGGCGAGACGCTGCGCTGGTTTGCCGAGGACATGGGACACGCCGACGAGGCGGACCTCTGGCAGGTCGTGGGCACCCTGCACGACCTTGACTTCGAGCGCTGGCCCGAGGAGCACTGCGTGCGCGAGGAGGCCCTCATGCGCGAGGCTGGCATCGACGAGGTGATCGTGCGTGCGTGCGCAAGCCATGGCTGGGGGCTCACGGACACGCCCTACGAGCCCGAGAGCGACCTCGAGCGCGCGCTGTTCGCCGTCGACGAGCTCACCGGGCTCATCGGCGCGGCCGTGCTCATGCGCCCGTCCAGAAGCGTCGACGACCTCACGGTGAAGTCGCTCAAGAAGAAGTTCAAGGACAAGCGCTTTGCGGCCGGGTGCTCGCGCGACGTCATCGAGCAGGGGGCGGCCCGCCTTGGCTGGGAGCTCCCCGAGCTCATGGAGAAGACCATCCTGGCGATGCGCACCGCCCCGAGCGCCCCGCACGGGCCGGCCGCCGAGGCGGAGTAG
- a CDS encoding cysteine desulfurase family protein has product MVYLDNAATTRTSPAAMDAMAHIMAGDAFANPSSQHAAGDAALRALEEARREVAACLRSRPSEVEWVSCGTEANNQALLTGAAYGAREGRRHIVASAVEHPSVLRMLERLASADGPFGGGFDVTLVRPDETGVVGVASVKEALREDTCLVSLMYANNEVGAIQPVRDVCRMCRKRAILFHTDAVQAAGHVPIDFTRDGFDMLSVSAHKFHGPRGVGALLCSKRVVPAPLLLGGAQERGHRAGTVNVAGAAGMACALREACEGLGDSASRVEALRARLVSRLTEAGGVRVLGPQEPSLRLPGIVALALEGVDHESALVLLDEAGVCVSAGSACAAGAVESSHVLAAMGVPSEVARTYLRVSIDATENDERSIDEAADAILQVAERLRGSAR; this is encoded by the coding sequence ATGGTCTACCTCGACAACGCCGCCACGACGCGCACGAGCCCCGCCGCCATGGACGCCATGGCCCATATCATGGCCGGGGACGCCTTCGCCAACCCATCGAGCCAGCATGCCGCCGGAGACGCCGCCCTGCGCGCGCTCGAGGAGGCCAGGCGCGAGGTGGCCGCATGCCTGCGCTCACGGCCCAGCGAGGTGGAGTGGGTCTCGTGCGGGACCGAGGCAAACAACCAGGCCTTGCTCACGGGTGCAGCCTACGGCGCACGCGAGGGGCGCAGGCACATCGTGGCCTCCGCCGTCGAGCATCCGAGCGTGCTGCGCATGCTCGAGCGCCTCGCAAGCGCCGACGGCCCCTTTGGCGGCGGCTTTGACGTGACGCTCGTGAGACCAGACGAGACGGGCGTCGTGGGCGTGGCCAGCGTCAAAGAGGCGCTTCGCGAGGACACGTGCCTCGTCTCGCTCATGTACGCCAACAACGAGGTGGGCGCCATCCAGCCCGTGCGCGACGTCTGCCGCATGTGCCGCAAGCGGGCGATCCTGTTTCACACCGACGCCGTGCAGGCGGCGGGACATGTGCCCATCGACTTCACGCGCGACGGCTTTGACATGTTGAGCGTCTCGGCACACAAGTTCCACGGACCGCGAGGGGTGGGCGCGCTTCTGTGCTCGAAGCGCGTGGTGCCAGCCCCTCTTCTGCTTGGTGGCGCCCAGGAGCGCGGCCACCGCGCCGGCACGGTGAACGTGGCGGGCGCTGCGGGCATGGCATGCGCGCTTCGAGAGGCCTGCGAGGGGCTTGGGGACAGCGCGTCGAGGGTCGAGGCTCTCCGGGCGCGCCTCGTCTCGCGGCTGACGGAGGCGGGCGGCGTGCGCGTGCTCGGCCCGCAGGAGCCGTCGCTGCGCCTGCCCGGCATCGTGGCGCTTGCGCTCGAGGGCGTGGACCACGAGTCCGCGCTCGTGCTCCTCGATGAGGCGGGCGTGTGTGTGAGCGCGGGCTCGGCCTGCGCGGCAGGTGCGGTGGAGAGCAGCCACGTGCTGGCCGCCATGGGCGTGCCGTCCGAGGTGGCGCGCACCTATCTGCGCGTCTCCATCGACGCCACCGAGAACGACGAGCGCAGCATCGACGAGGCGGCGGACGCGATCTTGCAGGTGGCAGAGCGTCTGCGCGGGAGCGCCCGATGA
- the mnmA gene encoding tRNA 2-thiouridine(34) synthase MnmA, whose protein sequence is MSRGRVLVAMSGGVDSSVVASLLVEQGYECVGATMRLATNEDDRPGERTCCSTDDVADARQACWDAGIRHHVFDYTEAFERDVIDPFVTAYEAGLTPNPCVACNRHLKFGALLDRALKLGCGFLATGHYARVEHDGRGYHLLKGVDAGKDQSYFLFGLTQQRLAHVLFPLGGLHKNPEVRAIAERLGLTSAHKRDSEGICFVPGGNHLRFIEQRTGRVAPAGDILDTDGNVIGRHEGALRYTLGQRKGLGVACARPVYVCAIDTVANTVTLGGPERLMARSLVARDWNWVAGAAPEVRLRAAAKVRYHQPDQPCVATPLPDGRVRLEFDDAQRAITPGQAAVLYDGDEVLGGGTIESVE, encoded by the coding sequence ATGAGCCGCGGGCGCGTGCTCGTGGCCATGAGCGGCGGCGTGGACTCGAGCGTCGTGGCAAGCCTGCTCGTGGAGCAGGGCTACGAGTGCGTGGGCGCCACGATGCGCCTCGCCACGAACGAGGACGACCGTCCCGGCGAGCGCACGTGCTGCAGCACCGACGACGTCGCCGACGCGCGCCAGGCCTGCTGGGACGCGGGCATTCGCCATCATGTCTTTGACTACACGGAAGCGTTCGAGAGAGACGTCATCGACCCGTTCGTGACCGCCTACGAGGCGGGACTCACGCCCAACCCCTGCGTGGCGTGCAACCGCCACCTCAAGTTCGGCGCGCTGCTCGACCGCGCGCTTAAGCTGGGGTGCGGCTTCCTCGCCACGGGGCACTACGCCCGCGTGGAGCATGACGGGCGGGGGTATCACCTGCTCAAGGGCGTGGACGCTGGCAAGGACCAGAGCTACTTCCTCTTCGGGCTCACCCAGCAGCGCCTCGCCCACGTGCTGTTTCCGCTGGGCGGGCTGCACAAGAACCCTGAGGTGCGCGCCATCGCGGAGCGCCTGGGGCTCACGAGCGCACACAAGAGGGACTCGGAGGGCATCTGCTTCGTGCCCGGCGGCAACCACCTGCGCTTCATCGAGCAGCGCACGGGAAGGGTGGCACCGGCCGGCGACATCCTCGACACGGACGGCAACGTCATCGGGCGCCACGAGGGCGCGCTTCGCTACACGCTCGGCCAGCGCAAGGGGCTGGGCGTGGCCTGCGCGCGACCCGTCTACGTCTGCGCCATCGACACCGTGGCCAACACCGTGACGCTCGGAGGCCCCGAGCGCCTCATGGCGCGCTCGCTCGTGGCCCGCGACTGGAACTGGGTGGCGGGTGCGGCGCCCGAGGTCAGGCTGCGGGCGGCCGCCAAGGTGCGCTACCACCAGCCCGACCAGCCCTGCGTCGCCACGCCGCTGCCAGACGGGCGCGTCCGCCTCGAGTTCGACGACGCCCAGCGTGCCATCACGCCGGGACAGGCAGCGGTCCTCTACGACGGCGACGAGGTCCTCGGCGGTGGCACGATCGAGAGCGTGGAGTAG
- a CDS encoding C69 family dipeptidase → MPCTTILIGKKASYDGSTIVARNEDSGNGSFESKRLVVVAPEDQPRHYRSVISHVQIDLPDNPQRYTAVPNANLSQGIWGEAGFNESQVAMSATETLTTNERVLGADPLVERIPASGAEGEEDYQPEVAGGIGEEDFLTIVLPYIHTAREGVARLGELLERYGTYEMNGTAFSDADEIWWMETVGGHHWIARRVPDEAYVTMPNQLGIDEFDLDDAFGEQRDCMCSADLREWMAANHLDLTLSDADLGLDTCEAATAAADGVHVCFNPREAFGSHSERDHVYNTCRAWAMQRALNPSDFWDGPDADHTPESDDIPWCRVPERRLTIEDVKDVLSNHYEGTPFDPYGSKGSSADAHRFRPIGINRNCQLAVLQIRPYAPAACRCVQWMAMGSNAFNTLAPFYGLVSDMPAYLRDTTDHVTTDSFYWANRIVAAVADPHFGDNINAIDNYRERTMAYGHRVLRETDAEVAALPEGDDVTLVLEAANERIATELREQTDKLLSKVLYTSSMLMRNGFSLSDH, encoded by the coding sequence ATGCCCTGCACCACCATTCTCATTGGCAAGAAGGCCAGCTACGACGGCTCCACGATCGTGGCGCGCAACGAGGACTCGGGAAACGGCAGCTTCGAGAGCAAGCGCCTCGTCGTCGTGGCGCCCGAGGACCAGCCGCGCCACTATCGCTCGGTCATCTCGCACGTACAGATCGACCTGCCCGACAACCCGCAGCGCTACACGGCCGTTCCCAACGCCAACCTCTCCCAGGGCATCTGGGGCGAGGCCGGCTTCAACGAGAGCCAGGTTGCGATGAGCGCCACCGAGACGCTCACCACCAACGAGCGCGTGCTCGGCGCAGACCCGCTCGTCGAGCGCATCCCCGCCAGCGGCGCCGAGGGCGAGGAAGACTACCAGCCCGAGGTCGCTGGCGGCATAGGCGAGGAGGACTTCCTCACCATCGTCTTGCCCTACATCCACACGGCTCGCGAGGGCGTGGCTCGCCTCGGTGAGCTTCTCGAGCGCTATGGCACGTACGAGATGAACGGCACGGCCTTCTCGGACGCCGATGAGATCTGGTGGATGGAGACCGTGGGCGGACACCACTGGATCGCCCGCCGCGTGCCCGACGAGGCCTACGTCACGATGCCCAACCAGCTTGGCATCGACGAGTTCGACCTCGACGACGCCTTTGGCGAGCAACGCGACTGCATGTGCTCTGCAGACCTGCGCGAGTGGATGGCCGCCAACCACCTCGACCTCACGCTCTCCGACGCCGACCTGGGCCTGGACACCTGCGAGGCCGCTACGGCCGCGGCAGACGGCGTTCACGTGTGCTTCAACCCGCGCGAGGCGTTCGGCTCGCACTCCGAGCGCGACCACGTCTACAACACGTGCCGCGCCTGGGCCATGCAGCGCGCGCTCAACCCCTCCGACTTCTGGGACGGCCCGGACGCCGACCACACGCCCGAGAGCGACGACATCCCCTGGTGCCGCGTGCCCGAGCGCAGGCTCACGATCGAGGACGTCAAGGACGTGCTCTCCAACCACTACGAGGGCACGCCGTTCGACCCCTACGGCTCCAAGGGCTCCTCGGCCGACGCGCACCGCTTCCGTCCCATCGGCATCAACCGCAACTGCCAGCTCGCCGTGCTGCAGATTCGTCCCTACGCGCCCGCCGCATGCCGCTGCGTGCAGTGGATGGCGATGGGCTCCAACGCGTTCAACACGCTCGCGCCCTTCTACGGCCTCGTGAGTGACATGCCCGCCTACCTGCGCGACACGACCGACCACGTGACCACCGACAGCTTCTACTGGGCCAACCGCATCGTGGCCGCCGTCGCGGACCCGCACTTTGGCGACAACATAAACGCGATCGACAACTACCGCGAGCGCACGATGGCCTATGGGCACCGCGTGCTTCGCGAGACGGACGCCGAGGTCGCGGCGCTGCCCGAGGGCGACGACGTGACGCTCGTGCTGGAGGCCGCCAACGAGCGCATCGCCACCGAGCTGCGCGAGCAGACCGACAAGCTCCTCTCGAAGGTCCTCTACACCTCGAGCATGCTCATGAGAAACGGCTTCTCGCTCTCCGACCACTAA
- a CDS encoding ABC transporter ATP-binding protein: MASDNDQPEYQAPETAEELEVPKNALATIARLWDAMVGLRWRIVACTVSAVLYVVATLAAVGFSASVIDMLWAKIQASFASGEPFVLTLENGGARVLTFLGIWTAAWAFYSFNDLVMASFAERLNLRLRERISAKLARLPLSYFDAHQPGDTISRATNDLDKVSEVLQRGVLQLLTSVMTVVGAVLIMLTVDVRLACIFLAFAAVALAVTKVFATRTLKAATARQASLGALTGRVEEAYSGRAVIKAFGRDEASAGEVLAAAQSLADSSASSDFLTNAVGPAIRFVMRLCQVTIAVLAGQMLIAGQLSVGVFQAFFQYVTQASEPLTQLGLTVNMLQGALAAAERVFALLDEPEVEADPAEVLAPVEPVRGRVAFEHVRFGYSADKPLMRDVSLVAEPGQKVAIVGATGAGKTTLINLLMRFYEVDGGRITLDGVDTRRMRAQVLRREFGMVLQDAWLFEGTIAENIAYGRPDATRDEVVEAARAAHVDYFIRTLPHGYDTVLANDADAVSAGQRQLLTIARAMLCDPSILILDEATSSVDTRTEQAIVHAMETLMAGRTSFVIAHRLSTIVDADLILVMDRGTIVEQGTHDELMAAGGAYAELYLSQFA, from the coding sequence GTGGCTAGCGACAACGACCAGCCCGAGTACCAGGCGCCCGAGACCGCCGAGGAGCTCGAGGTGCCAAAGAACGCGCTCGCGACCATCGCGAGGCTGTGGGACGCCATGGTCGGCCTTCGCTGGCGCATCGTGGCGTGCACGGTGTCGGCCGTGCTCTACGTTGTGGCCACGCTGGCCGCCGTGGGCTTCAGCGCGAGCGTCATAGACATGCTGTGGGCAAAGATCCAGGCGAGCTTCGCCTCGGGCGAGCCGTTCGTGCTCACGCTCGAGAACGGCGGCGCGCGCGTGCTGACGTTCCTCGGCATCTGGACGGCCGCCTGGGCGTTCTACTCGTTCAACGACCTCGTCATGGCGAGCTTTGCCGAGCGCCTGAACCTGCGCCTGCGCGAGCGGATCTCTGCCAAGCTCGCGCGCCTGCCACTGTCCTACTTCGACGCCCACCAGCCCGGCGACACGATAAGCCGTGCCACGAACGACCTGGACAAGGTGTCTGAGGTCCTGCAGCGCGGCGTGCTGCAACTGCTCACGAGCGTCATGACCGTGGTGGGGGCCGTGCTCATCATGCTTACGGTGGACGTGCGCCTCGCATGCATCTTCCTGGCGTTCGCGGCGGTCGCGCTCGCCGTGACCAAGGTGTTCGCCACGCGCACGCTTAAGGCGGCAACGGCCCGGCAGGCGTCGCTCGGCGCGCTCACGGGGCGTGTCGAGGAGGCCTACAGCGGCCGCGCCGTCATCAAGGCGTTCGGCCGTGACGAGGCGAGCGCGGGCGAGGTGCTTGCGGCCGCGCAGAGCCTTGCGGACTCCTCGGCCTCCTCTGACTTCCTCACGAACGCCGTGGGGCCGGCGATTCGCTTCGTCATGCGGCTGTGCCAGGTCACGATCGCGGTGCTCGCCGGTCAGATGCTCATCGCCGGCCAGCTTTCGGTTGGCGTGTTCCAGGCGTTCTTCCAGTACGTGACGCAGGCGTCCGAGCCGCTCACGCAGCTGGGCCTCACGGTCAACATGCTGCAGGGGGCCCTCGCCGCCGCCGAGCGCGTGTTCGCCCTGCTCGACGAGCCCGAGGTCGAGGCGGACCCGGCCGAAGTGCTCGCGCCCGTCGAACCCGTGCGCGGTCGCGTGGCCTTCGAGCACGTGCGCTTTGGCTACAGCGCGGACAAGCCGCTCATGCGAGACGTCTCGCTCGTGGCCGAGCCGGGCCAGAAGGTGGCCATCGTGGGCGCCACGGGCGCTGGCAAGACCACGCTCATCAACCTGCTCATGCGCTTCTACGAGGTCGATGGCGGCCGCATCACGCTTGACGGCGTCGACACGAGAAGGATGCGCGCGCAAGTCCTCCGACGTGAGTTTGGCATGGTCCTGCAGGACGCGTGGCTGTTCGAGGGTACGATTGCCGAGAACATCGCCTACGGGCGCCCCGACGCCACGCGCGACGAGGTCGTTGAGGCCGCCAGGGCGGCGCACGTGGACTACTTCATCCGCACCCTGCCGCACGGCTATGACACCGTGCTCGCCAACGATGCGGACGCGGTGAGCGCCGGCCAGCGCCAGCTGCTCACGATCGCGCGCGCCATGCTCTGCGACCCGTCCATACTCATCCTGGACGAGGCCACCTCGAGCGTGGACACGCGCACCGAGCAGGCCATCGTCCACGCCATGGAGACGCTCATGGCCGGTCGCACGAGCTTCGTCATCGCGCATCGCCTCTCCACGATCGTGGACGCGGATCTCATCCTCGTCATGGACCGGGGCACCATCGTGGAGCAGGGCACCCACGACGAGCTCATGGCGGCGGGCGGCGCCTACGCTGAGCTCTACCTGAGCCAGTTCGCCTAG